The genomic region TGTTTTAATTCATTATGGCACAGGAGCAATTATGGCTGTGCCAGCTCACGATGAAAGAGATTTTGAGTTTGCTAAAAAATTTAAACTTGAAATTGTAGAAGTCATTAGTTCTGATGGGAGTGAACATAATTTAGAAAATGCTTATACCGGAGATGGCTATTTAATTAACTCCGGACCATTTAATGGCTTGGATAATCGTAGCGCTCAGGAGAAAATTGCTAATTATGTTGGCGCGAAAAAAGTAACGAATTACAAAATGCGAGATTGGATTTTTTCTCGTCAGCGTTACTGGGGTGAACCTATTCCAATTGTTCATTGTCAAAAGTGTGGTATTGTTCCAATTCCAGAAAAAGATTTACCTTTAACTCTGCCCAAAGTGAAATCATATGAACCAACTGGCACTGGTGAATCTCCTTTAGCGGCTATTGAAAATTGGGTAAATACGAAATGTCCAAAATGCGGTGGACCAGCTAAAAGAGAAACCAACACCATGCCTCAGTGGGCTGGTTCTTGTTGGTATTATTTGCGTTATATTGATCCAAAAAATTCTAAAAGGTTTGTTGATTTGAAAAAAGAAAAAAAATGGATGCCAGTTGATTTGTATATTGGCGGGAAAGAACATGCAGTTTTACATTTGCTTTATGCTCGTTTTTGGCACAAGTTTCTTTATGATTTAGGTTTAGTTTCTACCCCCGAGCCATTTAAAAAACTTGTTAATCAAGGTATTATTTTGGGATCTGATAATCGGAAAATGTCTAAATCTTTTGGAAATGTTGTTAATCCTGATGATATTGTAAAACAATACGGCGCTGATACTTTACGAATGTATCTTATGTTTATGGGGCCACTTGAAGATATGAAGCCATGGAATTCAGAGGGCATCAATGGCATTTTCCGATTTATTAATCGCATTTGGAATTTTTATCAAAATCAAATGCGATTAAAAATGAAAGAGACAAAAGATAATGAGATTGAAACAATCATTCATCGCACAATTAAGAAAGTAACAGAAGATATCGAAGTTTTGCGGTATAATACGGCAATTAGTGCATTGATGGAATGTTTGAATAAAATGCAGGATAAAAATATTAAACTTTCTAAAAAGCATCTGGAAATTTATATAAAACTTGTGGCACCATTTGCGCCATTTATAGCAGAAGAAATCTGGCAATTACTTGGACATAAAAATTCTGTTCATGATGAAAAATGGCCAAAGTATGAGGAGGGATATTTACAACAAAAGCAATTTGAATTATTAGTGCAAATCAATGGTAAATTAAGAGCAAAAATTACTGTTCCATTTAATATTTCTCAACGCGAAGCAGAAAAAATTGTTTTAGCCAATGATAAAATTGCCGAATTTTTGAAGGGCAGTAAAATTAAAAAGATAATTTTTGTCCCCAATCGTTTGATTAATGTGGTAATATAGAAATATAAAAATTTTCTCTTTTCCCAATTTAAATTGGTTTTTTTGAAGATATGGTCGATTAAAAATCATAAATTTTAAAAAATGACAAACAATCAAAATCTACAAAAACTGCCAAAAAGAAAAAAATTTTTATTAATCATCTCAATAAGTTTATTAATGATTATTTTGATTTTATTTGCACTTGGCGGTGGATTCGGTTTATTGCGAGAGAGAATCCAATTAGTTATTGATACATATCGCTTTAGAAAAGCTTCGGAACAATTTTATCAAGGGTTAGAACAATATTATCAAGCATTTCGAGAAGATACTTATGGCGGGAAAACACCTCAAGAAACATTAAATATGTTTATTGAGGCATTAGAAAAAGGTGATATAGAATTAGCTTCTAAATATTTTGCTATGGATGATAATTTAAGTCGGGAAAAGTGGGAGAATGGTTTAAGACAAGCACAAACAGAAGGGAGAATATCAGAAATAATTGCTTTGTGTTATCAATTTAAGCCTGACCGAATACAATCGTGGGATACTACAACGTATGATTTTGTTATTATTGGCGATGATAATTTAGTTCAGCATACTTTAAGAATGAAATTTAATGAATATTCTGGTGTTTGGAAAATAGTTAGTATGTAAAATAAAAAAAATTCAAAGTCGTTTTTTAAACTTTTTAAATATGTTTAAAAAAAGATTTTGGATTATTTTATTTTTACTAATTTTTCCTTTTAAATCATTTGCTTATGATAATTTAACTACTCATCCAGCCCTAACTTCAGAAATTGTAAAATTTTATAATAATTTTTATACCCCAAAAATAAATGAAGAAGAAAGAAATTGGTTAATAAATGGAAGTACAAAAGAAGATGAACCCATTTCAAGAACATTAAATCATTTTTTTGACCCAGTTTACAATAGAGGTTTAAACAATGAAATTAATGCCGGCGCCTTAGCGCCATTTTTAAGAATTTTAAAGCCCTTTATTCAAACCGCCAAAGAATGGGCGCAAAATTCTTATAAGCAAGCCATGTTTTTAGGAGAAGCTTACAAAAATGCCGCTTTAAATCCATATGCTCAATTAACCAAAAGCGCAGTAGAAATTTTAAGTGTTCATACTTGGGAAAAGGCTATTTATAACTATATTATTGGTAATAAAAAACAAGCTTTTGAGGATTTAGGACATGTTTTGCATCTATTGGAAGATATGGGTGTGCCAGCGCATACGCGGAATGATCATCATTTAAGAGGTGATGATTATGAAAAATATACTTCGCAATTTACAAAAGAAAATATTAATATTATCTCTCAATTAAAAGATAAAAAACCTTTAGTATTTAATAAGTTAAATGATTACTTTAATGATCTAGCTTCATATACTAATAGTCATTTTTATAGCCAAGATACTATTGGTATTCAAAGTGGTTATAATCAACCAGAATGGAATTATTTAGAAACAAAGAGTATAAACAATAAAATATATAGTTTCTCTGAAGACGAATTTGGTTTTTATTATCTATTAAGAAAAGATATAAATCAAGGAATTATTATCTCAACCCAGCCCACTTTAATTTTAGATGCACTAATCCACGAATCCTACTGGTCTCATTTATCAAAAAAAATAGTTTTATCGGGCGCCGGCGTTTTAAGATTATTTTTTGAGGAAGTAGAAAAATATCGTGATGATCAAGAATTTTTGAAAAAAATGCGAAAAACGTTATTTGCGATAATGATTGATAATTTTAAAAAGAATTTGGGTTTAATTAATGAGGATGAGCAAAATTTTAATCAAAATGAGAATCAGACAAAAGTAGGTTTATCAATAGAATCTGATTTATCGCCAACAACTCAAGAAATCTCACAACCCGTTATTTTATCATCACCAGTACCACAAAATCAGGAACAATTTCAAGAAATTGAGATTTTGCAAAATCAAATTACACCAAGCCCAATTATTACGCCAACCCCAATCGTTACTCCTTCGCCTACTTTTCCTCTTTCAATCACACCAACTCCTTTTTCTAATTCAGTAAGCCAAATAATTTCTGCAAATTCAACTATTATTGCTTCTTCAGAAACACCATCTCCATCACCTTCTTCATCTCCCTTCTTAACACCAACCATTACCCCCTCTCCTACTCCACCTTCAAAAATTTTAATTTCCGAAATTTTATATGATGCGGGTCATGGAGATGAGGGTAAAGAATTTATTGAATTATATAATCCCAATGATTTTGCGGTAGATTTGAGTGGGTGGTCACTGAGGATTATTAAAAATAATAGCACAAGTTCAAATTCACTGGCTACTATTAAAACAACAGATAAAAATAATACTATTCCAGCCAGAGGTTTTTATTTAATTGGCTTAAACGATTATGACGCAACAAATTATAATGGAGTAGTTGCTGATATTATTCGTTCTTATAGTTTGCCCGATGCATCAGATGATAACGTTTATACTATTTATTTAATTAAAGATAATGAAATAATAGATTCAATTACTTATGATAAAAATATGGCTGTACCAAGCAAAAGCTTAGAAAGAAAAGCAAAAGAAAATTCTACGTCAGAATCAATGAGTATCGGGGAGGATAAATTTTTAGGTAATGGCTATGATAGTGATTCAATGGATGATTTTGTTATTCGTGATCCTCAACCACAAAATTCTTTAAATCTATCTGAACCACGTTCAAAACCTACATCCCCAAAACCTATTGAGAATAAAAACAACATTGTTTTTTATGAGACTCAAACTAACAGTTTAATATTTCAATGGCTACCATCTTACGATGCAAAAAATTCATCAGAAGGAATTATTTACAGCATTTTTGTAAAAAAAGAAGACAATTTTTTGCTTTTAACTTCCACTTCTGCTTTAGAGTTTATTTATCCTCTGAATAATGAAGAAGAAAAAACTTTTGATTTTAAAATGATAGCATATGACAGAGACCAATTGGCATCAGATCCAATTTATTTTAGCGCAAATATAGAAGGATTAATTTTTGTGCAGGATGTTGATTCTGAACAATCTATGGCCAGTTGGTATTCTGATAATTGGTATCGTTTAGGACGAGGCTTTTCCGGCATTCTTAAATCTTTAACTTTGAAAGGATATGTTAATGATAATGAGCCATATGAATCAATTATTACTTTGAAAGAATTTGAGGATGAAAATTATACTATTGAGTTGGCTTCATATTTAATTTTATCAGATGGAATATCTTTTGCTTCAACAGCAAAAGAAGTGAAAATTAATAATCTAAACATTCCCTTAAATCCTTATTCTTATTATCGTTTAGATGTTTACCAAAGTCGACAAAATCGAAGCGTGATTTTATTAGGCACAACAGCAACGGGCACTGCAATGTATAATGATCATGTATTTGGAGTAGGCAAAAAAGAATTTATTTATGTATTTTATCCTTTTATAAAAATGGAGGGAATTTTAGGATCAAAGGTTGACTTTTCTATACCCCAACCTCCAACGATGCCGGAATTGAAATCTGTTAGCTTTGATAATCTAGCTGAAACTATTTATCTTGAATGGTCATCATCAACCGATCTTGATTCATTGGATTCAGAAATTGTTTATGAGTATAATGTTAGTTTGAAAGATTCTGATTTTGATGAGACAAAATGGCGATCTGTTGGGAAAAATTTAAACGCAATTATTCCCGTGAAATTCCCTAATCAATATAAAATTGGCGTGAGAGCAGTAGATAATTTTGGGATGCATTCGGATGTAAGAATTCTTGAATGGCAATTTCCGTCAGATTTTGTCATTATTCAAGAACAGCGCGAGATGGAAGATAAAGAATTTAACCCCAATCCTTATGTTTTAGCTCAGATTTTTGTAGCTAATCAATCGGGTTATGTAAAAGGTTTAAAATTATTTGCTCAACAATTTTTTGGTCAATCAACAGGAGATATGCAGGTGTTTTTGTATAATACTGATAATTATGAAAATATTTCAGAGAATAATTTGATTGCATCATCTGATAAGATTGTATTATATGGCGGTCAGCAAGGAGGCGAGATAATAGTTAGGTTTAATCAGTCACCATTTTTAGAAAAGGATCATAAATATTTATGGGCAGTTTATTTTAATAAAGTAACTTCTAATTTTAAAGGAACATGTACTGATAATTTATCAGAAGGTTTTGCTTCGGCAAGATTCGGAAGCAATAACTGGGTTGTAGGTGATTGCTATGTGGCTCCATTAGATTATTATTTTGTCTTAATTGGTTCAACAAATGAATAATTTTAGATGAAAAAAATAAAATCCCTGGCGTAAGCCGGGGATTTTTATTGTTTTTTTGGTAAGAATATGCTAAAATGAATATCACTAATTTAATAATCAAAAGGTAATTAAATTAAAATCACTATGAAAAACTTATTCAAAAACTTAGCTTTAGGCATTATTATTTTTTTGCTTTTAAGTTCGATTTTTTCCTATTTGTTTAGCGGTGGTATTACGGTTAAAGAAAAAAAAGTTTCTTTAAATGAGTTGGCTTCTAAAATCCAAAAAGAAGAAATAAAAGAAATAACGGTGCAGAGTAATGAGATAATAGCTAAAAGTATTAATGATGAGATTTTTAAGACGAATAAAGAGGAGGGAGTAAGCATTGTTGAAACATTAAAAAATCTCGGCGTAAATAGTGAGCAATTAGCCAAGGTAAATATCAATATTAAAACTTCTTCTGATTGGTTATTTTGGGGGGCATTGCTGCTTCAAACGATTTTGCCACTTGGTTTAATTTTGCTCTTTTTCCTTTGGATGAACAAACAGGCTCAAAAAGGAGTTGGGCAAGCTTTTTCTTTTGGAAGAGTTAATTTGAAAATTTCTTCGCCAAAAGATAAAGTAACTTTTAAGGATGTTGCGGGCTTGGAAGAAGCAAAACAAGAATTAAAAGAAGTTGTTGAATTTTTAAAAAATCCTAAAAAATTTTTGGATTTAGGCGCTAAAATTCCGCGCGGGGTTTTATTGATGGGTCCTCCAGGCTCTGGTAAAACTTTATTGGCGCGGGCAGTGGCTGGTGAAGCTAATGTTCCTTTTTTCCATATTTCTGGTGCTGAGTTTGTGGAGCTTTTTGTTGGTGTTGGTGCCAGTCGAGTGCGCGATGCTTTTGCTACTGCTAAAAAAGCCGCTCCTTCTATTTTGTTTATTGATGAGATTGATGCGGTTGGCCGTGAGCGGGGAGCTGGTTTGGGTGGCGGCCATGATGAACGAGAGCAAACTTTAAATCAAATTCTTGTTGAAATGGACGGCTTTGATAGAGATACAAATGTAATTGTAATAGCCGCGACTAATAGACCCGATATTCTAGACCCAGCTCTTTTGAGACCTGGTCGATTTGATCGCCGAATTGTTTTAGATTTGCCTGATTTAAAAGAAAGAGAAGAAATTCTAAAAATTCATTGTCGGGACAAAATTTTAGGTAAAGATGTATTTTTACGAAGGATTGCTGAAAGAACTCCCGGATTTTCTGGCGCTGATCTGGCTAATTTAGTAAATGAAGCAGCAATTTTAGCAGCGCGAAGAAATAAAAAAGAAATTACCCAAAGTGAACTTTTAGAATCAATTGAAAAAGTTGTTTTGGGGCCAGAAAGAAGGAGTAGA from Patescibacteria group bacterium harbors:
- the leuS gene encoding leucine--tRNA ligase, which translates into the protein MKVFKYPFQKIENKWLKNWERKNFKTYQVSDYPKKKFYVLDMFPYPSGQGLHLGHVENYTASDIYARYKKMQGYEVLHPMGWDAFGLPAENYAIKVKKHPAEIVAKNIKIFKKQLLRMGFAYDWKREINTTDPKYYKWTQWIFLKLFEKGLAYEKEAPINFCPSCKTGLANEEVTAEGNCDRCGAPVQRKMLRQWWLKITTYAEKLLKDIPLLDWPEDIKEMQKNWIGKSVGHQIKFVLKDKNNYKIGEIEVFTTRIDTLFGATYLVVAPEHSIINELKDYIENVYEVEKYIQDAMQKSELERTDLAKTKTGVELKGIWAINPTNQKLIPVWISDYVLIHYGTGAIMAVPAHDERDFEFAKKFKLEIVEVISSDGSEHNLENAYTGDGYLINSGPFNGLDNRSAQEKIANYVGAKKVTNYKMRDWIFSRQRYWGEPIPIVHCQKCGIVPIPEKDLPLTLPKVKSYEPTGTGESPLAAIENWVNTKCPKCGGPAKRETNTMPQWAGSCWYYLRYIDPKNSKRFVDLKKEKKWMPVDLYIGGKEHAVLHLLYARFWHKFLYDLGLVSTPEPFKKLVNQGIILGSDNRKMSKSFGNVVNPDDIVKQYGADTLRMYLMFMGPLEDMKPWNSEGINGIFRFINRIWNFYQNQMRLKMKETKDNEIETIIHRTIKKVTEDIEVLRYNTAISALMECLNKMQDKNIKLSKKHLEIYIKLVAPFAPFIAEEIWQLLGHKNSVHDEKWPKYEEGYLQQKQFELLVQINGKLRAKITVPFNISQREAEKIVLANDKIAEFLKGSKIKKIIFVPNRLINVVI
- a CDS encoding lamin tail domain-containing protein, producing MFKKRFWIILFLLIFPFKSFAYDNLTTHPALTSEIVKFYNNFYTPKINEEERNWLINGSTKEDEPISRTLNHFFDPVYNRGLNNEINAGALAPFLRILKPFIQTAKEWAQNSYKQAMFLGEAYKNAALNPYAQLTKSAVEILSVHTWEKAIYNYIIGNKKQAFEDLGHVLHLLEDMGVPAHTRNDHHLRGDDYEKYTSQFTKENINIISQLKDKKPLVFNKLNDYFNDLASYTNSHFYSQDTIGIQSGYNQPEWNYLETKSINNKIYSFSEDEFGFYYLLRKDINQGIIISTQPTLILDALIHESYWSHLSKKIVLSGAGVLRLFFEEVEKYRDDQEFLKKMRKTLFAIMIDNFKKNLGLINEDEQNFNQNENQTKVGLSIESDLSPTTQEISQPVILSSPVPQNQEQFQEIEILQNQITPSPIITPTPIVTPSPTFPLSITPTPFSNSVSQIISANSTIIASSETPSPSPSSSPFLTPTITPSPTPPSKILISEILYDAGHGDEGKEFIELYNPNDFAVDLSGWSLRIIKNNSTSSNSLATIKTTDKNNTIPARGFYLIGLNDYDATNYNGVVADIIRSYSLPDASDDNVYTIYLIKDNEIIDSITYDKNMAVPSKSLERKAKENSTSESMSIGEDKFLGNGYDSDSMDDFVIRDPQPQNSLNLSEPRSKPTSPKPIENKNNIVFYETQTNSLIFQWLPSYDAKNSSEGIIYSIFVKKEDNFLLLTSTSALEFIYPLNNEEEKTFDFKMIAYDRDQLASDPIYFSANIEGLIFVQDVDSEQSMASWYSDNWYRLGRGFSGILKSLTLKGYVNDNEPYESIITLKEFEDENYTIELASYLILSDGISFASTAKEVKINNLNIPLNPYSYYRLDVYQSRQNRSVILLGTTATGTAMYNDHVFGVGKKEFIYVFYPFIKMEGILGSKVDFSIPQPPTMPELKSVSFDNLAETIYLEWSSSTDLDSLDSEIVYEYNVSLKDSDFDETKWRSVGKNLNAIIPVKFPNQYKIGVRAVDNFGMHSDVRILEWQFPSDFVIIQEQREMEDKEFNPNPYVLAQIFVANQSGYVKGLKLFAQQFFGQSTGDMQVFLYNTDNYENISENNLIASSDKIVLYGGQQGGEIIVRFNQSPFLEKDHKYLWAVYFNKVTSNFKGTCTDNLSEGFASARFGSNNWVVGDCYVAPLDYYFVLIGSTNE
- the ftsH gene encoding ATP-dependent zinc metalloprotease FtsH, which codes for MTMKNLFKNLALGIIIFLLLSSIFSYLFSGGITVKEKKVSLNELASKIQKEEIKEITVQSNEIIAKSINDEIFKTNKEEGVSIVETLKNLGVNSEQLAKVNINIKTSSDWLFWGALLLQTILPLGLILLFFLWMNKQAQKGVGQAFSFGRVNLKISSPKDKVTFKDVAGLEEAKQELKEVVEFLKNPKKFLDLGAKIPRGVLLMGPPGSGKTLLARAVAGEANVPFFHISGAEFVELFVGVGASRVRDAFATAKKAAPSILFIDEIDAVGRERGAGLGGGHDEREQTLNQILVEMDGFDRDTNVIVIAATNRPDILDPALLRPGRFDRRIVLDLPDLKEREEILKIHCRDKILGKDVFLRRIAERTPGFSGADLANLVNEAAILAARRNKKEITQSELLESIEKVVLGPERRSRVISEKEKQIIAYHEAGHALVTYHLPDADPVQKISIIARGQAGGYTLKMPLEDRRLQTKKQFLAELGVLMGGYVAEKIYLGDISTGAANDLREASELARKMIVKFGMSEKLGPITFGKTEELIFLGREITAEKNYSEKTAVEIDNEVKRLINEAVKQAEKIIKTHKKQMDVLVKTLLEKEIIEKEEFEELMKNSK